The Lucilia cuprina isolate Lc7/37 chromosome 5, ASM2204524v1, whole genome shotgun sequence genome includes a window with the following:
- the LOC111683595 gene encoding protein kinase 4 produces the protein MSTPRKNFNYNSPYAKPQQQYPSQSQDYISLDMGGPTKNNTNTSASDSNLNEKTPGHYNGKFYQQHNSNYKANRRHQFNNNYNQHNNRQQQFNTPQQQHHHQRFQPRHSNERQHFQQKHNHHHNHAKANNQSIEAYCHPSMLEDPWFELMQRLRSLEKSKITVKDMTPPKDSTPPPDSHSTTESDNDEVNSVASD, from the exons atgtctactcccaggaaaaattttaattataattcacCTTACGCCAAGCCGCAACAGCAATATCCTTCACAATCGCAAGATTATATATCACTGGATATGGGTGGACCCaccaaaaacaacacaaatactAGTGCAAGCGATTCtaacttaaatgaaaaaacaCCCGGGCATTACAATGGCAAATTCTATCAACAGCATAATTCCAATTATAAAGCCAATCGTAGACAtcaatttaacaataattacaatcaaCACAACAACAGGcaacaacaatttaatacaccacaacaacagcatcatcaCCAGCGTTTTCAGCCTAGACATTCGAATGAAAggcaacattttcaacaaaaacacaat CATCATCATAATCACGCCAAAGCAAATAATCAATCTATTGAAGCTTATTGTCATCCCTCTATGCTAGAGGATCCTTGGTTTGAATTAATGCAACGTTTGCGGTctttggaaaaaagtaaaatcacCGTCAAAGATATGACACCTCCCAAAGACTCTACACCGCCGCCCGACTCCCATTCCACAACAGAAAGTGATAATGATGAAGTAAACAGTGTCGCTAGTGATTAA
- the LOC111683592 gene encoding protein aurora borealis, with the protein MELDEQETPQKLKTHKFIINYQANTQRQMSISPCQLKMTPKNSKCLRKSINPRTPKAQSVSYSVAACSSLVAANNSNSMHSISMAVVQTPPAKRYQRVKNPFEAALAERLHLPLIASPSLFQRPNTPQMSSTQFEWTIDEVSSLKPANVEPHETQFHDSPNPELEAKAQSAISSYFKEQQIVPSPIDCPLRSHRIVLSEINGNTPLSKPGRRIRDCAVQTELTLPPILPPALEEALKPYFQPQLAGADKELKKSSTSRSWLSNSSEVKDTSLRRKLFDMHNIVVLESENQATPKQKQRSKLANSSTQSNSSPISLHSLQHTAIVGKLSDSLDKSSFGSLSPISASDSLSPECLTESATKRKSRFGNFLKEFEEVELLSPIHPPVRRKPTGESNRSQYRTQISEISKNDLTCNTTSQEGDESQRFTPERSSSPLNGLQQDNIAEFSADSFNIKVSRLKVNCSKSSNNTNIERNSKLSIKTNLLNNEPDIFSHAEDTEDIMENTVDMDDMQVSQLSTHSSNCSSSQSDTPRGKRRSASRKNLSQSFSANWLQDEDEPELDTSQSLKIKEILAKKQFVMATKPLVNTTTSVGFNAVDSKQKTEETISKTPTKKTLNFYRTDSGFNEMSSQSSLSSCEAALKSLPDNQQMEMQPLPEIMVCSTPSTRENFNFMD; encoded by the exons atgGAGTTGGACGAGCAAGAAACACcgcaaaaattgaaaacacatAAATTCATAATCAACTATCAAGCGAACACACAACGACAAATGTCAATTTCTCCCTGCCAGTTAAAAATGACGCCAAAAAATTCCAAATGTTTGAGAAAGTCTATAAATCCTAGAACCCCCAAAGCGCAAAGTGTAAGTTATTCGGTGGCAGCTTGCAGTTCTTTGGTGGCTGCAAATAATTCAAATTCTATGCATTCGATATCAATGGCGGTGGTACAGACGCCACCGGCTAAACGTTATCAAAGAGTGAAAAATCCTTTTGAGGCAGCCTTAGCGGAAAGATTACATTTGCCTTTAATAGCCAG TCCATCCTTGTTCCAAAGACCAAATACACCACAAATGAGTTCTACCCAATTTGAATGGACTATAGATGAGGTGTCCAGTTTGAAACCGGCAAATGTAGAACCTCATGAGACTCAATTTCATGATTCACCCAATCCCGAGCTTGAGGCCAAGGCCCAATCAGCTATTAGTTCCTATTTTAAAGAACAGCAAATAGTACCCAGCCCTATAGACTGTCCTCTACGATCTCATCGCATAGTTTTGTCAGAAATCAATGGCAATACACCTTTATCCAAACCGGGACGCAGAATACGTGATTGTGCTGTCCAAACCGAACTGACATTGCCGCCTATTTTACCCCCTGCTTTGGAGGAAGCCCTGAAGCCTTATTTCCAGCCTCAACTGGCAGGTGCAGATAAAGAATTAAAGAAATCAAGCACCTCACGCTCTTGGCTTTCTAACAGCAGCGAGGTAAAGGATACTTCTCTCAGGCGTAAACTTTTCGATATGCATAATATAGTAGTATTGGAAAGTGAAAACCAAGCTACACCCAAACAAAAACAACGTTCCAAACTTGCCAACTCTAGTACTCAATCCAATTCTAGTCCTATATCCTTGCATTCCCTGCAACATACTGCCATAGTGGGCAAACTATCCGACTCCTTAGACAAAAGCTCTTTTGGCTCTCTTTCTCCTATATCAGCATCAGATAGTTTGTCTCCCGAGTGTTTGACAGAAAGTGCCACAAAACGTAAATCTAGATTTGGCAATTTCCTCAAAGAATTTGAGGAAGTCGAGCTGCTATCCCCCATACATCCACCAGTTAGAAGAAAACCTACGGGCGAGAGTAATAGATCTCAATATCGTACACAAATAAGTGAAATCTCTAAAAATGATTTAACCTGTAACACAACCTCCCAGGAAGGAGATGAAAGTCAACGTTTTACACCCGAAAGATCTTCTTCGCCCTTAAACGGCTTACAACAGGATAATATAGCTGAATTCTCTGCCGATAGTTTTAATATTAAGGTCAGTCGTTTAAAGGTTAATTGTTCAAAGTCTTCAAATAACACGAATATAGAAAGAAATAGTAAactttcaattaaaacaaaCCTATTGAACAATGAGCCAGATATTTTTTCACATGCGGAAGACACGGAGGATATAATGGAAAATACCGTGGATATGGATGACATGCAGGTCTCACAACTCTCCACGCACTCTTCCAATTGTAGTTCTTCGCAATCGGACACGCCTAGAGGCAAAAGACGTTCTGCAAGTCGCAAAAATCTATCACAATCTTTCTCAGCCAATTGGCTGCAAGATGAGGATGAACCTGAGCTGGATACCTCACAGTCATTGAAGATTAAGGAAATTTTagctaaaaaacaatttgttatggCCACAAAACCCTTAGTTAACACAACCACCTCTGTCGGTTTTAATGCTGTCGATAGTAAACAAAAGACCGAGGAGACTATAAGTAAAACACCCAccaagaaaactttaaatttctatagaaccGATAGTGGTTTCAATGAAATGTCTTCACAAAGTTCTTTGTCATCTTGTGAGGCGGCTCTTAAGTCTCTGCCGGATAATCAGCAAATGGAAATGCAGCCTCTACCGGAGATTATGGTATGTTCTACGCCTTCAACCAGggagaattttaattttatggactGA
- the LOC111683594 gene encoding RNA exonuclease 4: MSQSQQQQTQRQQQQQPEGEQTKTACKNRKRKNRRKRSEGSGPAEKCEPKEILVAGAGGDTKMEKKPLNTSMEQLQVAPRKPTTPIASRKAAGSNWEAVAKTTATNKPKTNNEQENVAAGNKGSAETTNLSKSAKYRQKRRNAELKYVSMDCEMVGVGPNGQDDMLARVSIVNKRGEVLLDKFVKPQEKVTDYRTSVSGIRPHDIDNAEDFKSVQEEVVQMLQGKILIGHAIRNDLAVLHIKHPNSCIRDTSRYKPLCRLVANGRTPSLKRLSQAILGREIQTGEHNSVEDARAAMSIYNSLASDWEMYIKRHQKGGK; this comes from the exons ATGTCACAAAGCCAGCAGCAGCAAACGCAaagacaacaacagcagcagccagAGGGTGAACAAACAAAAACGGCATGTAAAAACAGAAAAcgaaaaaatagaagaaaacgtTCTGAAGGCAGTGGACCAGCGGAAAAGTGTGAACCTAAAGAAATTTTAGTAGCCGGAGCTGGAGGAGATACTAAAATGGAAAAGAAACCCTTAAACACCTCCATGGAACAATTACAAGTAGCACCACGTAAACCCACTACACCCATAGCTAGTCGCAAAGCGGCCGGATCAAATTGGGAAGCAGTGGCTAAGACTACCGCAACAAACAAACCTAAAACCAATAATGAACAAGAAAATGTTGCTGCCGGCAATAAGGGAAGTGCGGAAACAACTAATTTAAGTAAATCAGCTAAATATAGACAAAAAAGACGTAATGCTGAACTGAAATATGTATCCATGGACTGTGAAATGGTGGGTGTAGGACCCAATGGTCAGGATGATATGCTGGCAAGAGTGTCTATTGTCAATAAACGTGGTGAGGTGCTGTTGGATAAGTTCGTTAAGCCACAAGAGAAAGTGACTGATTATCGTACAAGTGTTTCGGGCATTAGGCCACATGATATAGATAATGCTGAGGATTTTAAAAGTGTACAAGAGGAGGTGGTACAAATGTTGCAAG GCAAAATCCTGATAGGTCATGCCATACGCAATGATTTGGCtgttttacatataaaacatcCTAATAGCTGTATACGTGATACCTCACGCTATAAGCCTTTATGTCGTCTAGTAGCCAATGGTCGTACCCCCAGTCTTAAACGTTTGTCCCAGGCCATTCTGGGCAGGGAAATACAAACTGGTGAACATAATTCGGTGGAAGATGCTCGTGCTGCCATGAGTATTTACAATAGTTTGGCCAGCGATTGGGAGATGTATATTAAGAGACATCAAAAAGGAGGCAAATAA